A region of the Mangifera indica cultivar Alphonso chromosome 10, CATAS_Mindica_2.1, whole genome shotgun sequence genome:
AGGTTTGGTAGATGGGAGCAACAAAAAGGGGAAAATGCAGACTGAAGAGTCAGAAGAGAATTCAGAAGGGAGTGGCATTGGGTAGAAGGGAGAAGGAGGCCTCTCGAAGTGCCTGGGAGGCTGCCACAgtgttatttttatgtattGCAGCTTTATCGTATTTTTTGGGAAGTATTGTGCTGTTGTAGTGATTGGAACTtctgtaattatttatacaaacataTATACCTGTAACTTTTGGATGATATTAATGGAAAAGGAGCCCTTTGTCATTGTGTGTTAGTTGTGATCTTATAAATCAAGCCTGGAAATGTTAGGATGAGTTGAGGAGAAAGGAAATGATAACATGTAATAGAATAGTCCATACAAAAGTAGACTTTTTATTGCAGGAAATCCAATTACATTGATTTGGGGATTACATTGTTCATTCTGGAAACTCTAATACTTGGGGGAACTGCTGCCGAAGTCCACGCAGGTACCTAACAATTACCCAGTTTACATCTTCTAAAATCATTCTTAGACTTTCAGCATGTAGGGAGAGCTAAAATTCCCTGATTTATATCTCTTAAGATTTGATTACAAATCATAACAAGATacacaaacattatttttttcaatttggtgaGATTTCATAAAAAGGGTATTCATATGAGCTTGTTCAAAGAAGCTATGATATCTTTCGAACTGAAATATCCACAGGTAGTGGATATCCCTGGCTTCCATGAAAAACACATGAAGCTAACAGTTCAATTTAAAGAAAAGGGGAGTCAATTTTCCCTCATAATTTCACTGAAAGATGGCTGCATGTTCCTCAATTCCTCTAGCTGTCAATTTTCCGTAGAAGTTGAAGGTCCATGCTCTGGACAATAAAGGATACATCATTCCACATCAAATAAAATTGCTATGGCGCTACAGCCTGGTAAATAATTGGCATCATTGTGATAATTAGATCTAATCTAATTTTATCCCACATTTCTACTTTATTCTTGTAACTCCAAGAATATAAGATATACTTTTGGATTCCTGCGTTAATATTAGTATACTGGAGGAAGAGACCCTAAATCAATCCTCTTCATGAACTGTCTGAGGGCTGCCTGAATCTCCGGCTAGTACATCAGTCCGCTCCATAGCTATcctatttaatatttatagtcTAAATGAGCAACAGCTGAAAAAGAATGTGGTTGTTCTTCAGGTTCGGGATATTACTCACTTACCATTTTCTGCGCAAGAGTTGATGTTGGTAAAAATTTCTGTGAACCCTGCTGCCAGGAGGGACGTCCTTGATATTGCTAAAATATTCCAAGCCAGAGCAGTTGATGTGTCTGATCACACATTTACCCTTGAGGTAAAATGTTTCTGTTGGCCAAACATGCATAGATTCACTTCCGTGAAAAGTTAAAATGAGGTATGTTATTTGTTTCAATCAGTTGGTTTTAGATTAGTGTCTCTGGGAAAATCAAGAATGAAAGTCAAGATAACATATTCTTGATTTTTCGCCATGCTAGTGATTTCCTGTTTAAGAAccttattttaattctttttcctTGTTTGACTAATGTTTTAGCTATTTGCATTCTATTTCAGCTGACTGGAAATTTGAATAAGATCACTGCATTGCAGAGGCTATTAGAGCCCTATGGGATTTGTGAGGTTTGCTCCCTGATTCAATCTTTTTCTTCCAAGTTTTATCAAATGCATTTGTTGATCACATTGTTGCCAGAGTAGATTTGAATTTTGTGATTTTGCATGACTTCGGTTAATCCGCCCATTTCTGAATTTAGCTCTTTCTGTCTCTTGTCTCTGAATACTACATTGGATTGCCTTAAAACTGCAAGGATAGAGCAGGTTTTGATACTTTAGTGCCAATCcttgaacaattaaaattgtttgCAACGGAAAGTGATTGTCTAACATCTAGTGTAATAACCTGACCCACAGTCATTATTTGTCCACTTTGGATGGTCCAAATGCATCTTGACCAATCTTTTGTGATACATACCCAATATCTTCGTTGTGTTTTATcgatgtaagatttatttagaaatattaCACATTTTTTATGGTATTGTTAGCAGTCGAAAATAAGCTTGTTTGCGTTCTGTATAGCTTCTGAGCTTGTAATAAGGTTTATACTCTCATTTATCAACATTGTCAATGAATTCTGCTTGTTAatgtgtttaaaatattaagagtaaTATAGGTGGCTCGGACTGGAAGGGTAGTGCTGGTGTGGGAGTTAGGTGCCGATTCCACATCCCTTCGTGGATATCCTCTACCTTAAGATTAACTATAAACTCAACAGACTTTCTTTACTAAGGTTTATGTTTCCTTCTGTAGAAACAAAAGCTAAagctaatttattaaaatttctgaTCTTATATTAGGTTTCATAAGAGGCAGAACAATTTGCAGTTAGAAGTTCAGATAAACATTGTAGTTGTCCTTGATGAAACCTAATATCACCAGGCTGATTTGTACTTGCATATAAAGCATTACTGCTGTATCAATTATATAAGTAGGAATTTTCCAGTTTTCAATCTTTCCGAACGTACTCTTAATTCTACTTTTCTGTCTATGTGAATTTATATAATACGCATGAACCAGTTGacaatatatgaaataattcCCAGAAATctgggaaaaaaaatttgttggtAACTTGGTATAGTTCTCCGCTAAATCTGCAACTGTATAAACCATCTCTGTGATCCCAAGCTGCCATAAATTGATGAGTTTTGGATATGATTGCAGACTTTCTTACTTAATTTCTACTGATGAAGAAACTGAAATGGCAAAAAAGAGTATAATATTTTGCATACGATGGTATCTCTGCCCAACACCCATGAATCTCTACATCATCTACTTCTCAAGTTGTGTAAGCCTTGAGTTCATTCTCGTACTCATCATGCCCAACACATAGTGAGCTTTGATAGCAATATGCATAAATCAACCTCAAAACACTCCAATATATACACACAACTGTTGTAGTCGCTCTACGAGCTAAAGGGGaattcttaaataaatattatatatatccagAATAATATTGTATCAACATATAATCATGTCTAGTATATGTACATTTGATGATGTAAACATAAACAGGCTTCTAAAGATGCTTGATCAgcagaaaattttatattaattgcaACCACAAAGGTCACTAATCTTCAAAAAGGCCCTCTTGAGGCCAAAAAATAATACATGCCATGTATAAAAATTACCTCTTTAAGACTGCAACTACACTCCTTCTGGTGCAACAATAAGCTCATCTTGAAATTCTGCATCATTGGAATCAGGTAGCAGCATAATTTCGTTGTCAGCTGTGAATTGATATTTCTCTCCAATTGCTCTCAGAAGCTGGTACACTTCAAACATGGTAGGTCTATTCTTTGGAGTTGGCAACACACATTTACAAGCAACTTTGAGAAACTGGTTGAGTTCACTGTCAAAACCATTTCCCACCAAGGACTTGTCAAAAGCAGCTTGCAGAGCAGAGTTCTGGGACAGATGTTCGATCCACTCTGCTAAACTTCCCTTGAAGTTATCTGGAGCGTTAGCCAAATGGGTTGGTTTCTCACCAGTAATCAACTCCAGAAGAACCACTCCAAAACTGTATACATCGCCCTTTGGGGTAGCTACCAGTGTCCGAGGATATTCAGGAGCTACATAACCTAAATCTCCAAACTCCCCATTGACAAAAGTGCTTAAATGAGTGTCAATTGGATTCATAAGCCTGGCAAGGCCAAAGTCCGATAACTTGGGTTCAAACTCCCCATCCAGCAGAATGCATTTAGAGCTTATGTTTCTATGCAATATCCGGGGGTTGCAGCTATGATGAAGCCATGCCAAACCTCTAGCTGCTCCAATGGCAACTTTGAGCCTCAAGGGCCATTCCAGGCTTTTGACATCAGGTTCCACAGGATGTATTTTGTCGTAAAGTGTCCCGTTTTCCATAAACTTGTACACCAGAAGTCTTTCCTTCTTCGCCATGCAGAAACCCAGAAGGGGAACCAAGTTTCGATACTCAATGCTGCCAAGTATTTTCATCTCGGACACAAATTCTTTCTCCAGATGCCTAGAGTCCTGCAACCTCTTAACCATAAGGGAGCATCCATCAGGAAGCAAACCAAGATACATTGTTCCTGTTCTTCCAGTTCCAATGATGTTCTTATTGCTGAAGTTGTCGGTCGCCTCCATAAGATCACTCAACCTCATTTTTGAAACTGTCTTCTTAAACATCGAAACCTGAGAATGAAAATAATTGTATTAGGGAATAACAAGGTGGTGTCATTAAGTATCAAAACTAAAGCAAATTCTGTAAAACAACAAGCAGAAAATTAAATCAGACAACCTTTTTTTGCTaagcaagaaaattaaatcagAAAACTTGCCTTGATGCCCTTGGTGCCTTTGATGCTTTTCGCCCATCTATTACCTTCAGGatcatcttctttcttcttaacTGCTCCATGTAACAAGTAATACAGAATAACCCCCACGATAAGAGCTGTAATAGTTATACCACCGATGGCAGCCCCAACAATAACACCAACATGAGGCTTCTTCCGAGTGCCAGGGCAGACACTCAAAAGCTTCCCGCAAAGTCCCTGATTGTTGACATAGGCCTCAGCAGTGATAGTACTTTTTTGAAAGGAAGGAACCGGACCTGTCAATAGATTGTTGGCAACACTAAATTCCTTGAGCCGGTCAAGCCCGCCAAGTTCCAATGGAATTGTACCATTAAACCTATTGTTATTGAGCCTGAGCACATTCAAGTAAGTACATTTCGCTAAACCGGAAGGGATTTCCCCAGAAAAGTTGTTCGAGGAAAGATCAAGGGTTGTCACAAAATTGAGTCTATCCGAGATGTCGGAAGGAATAGTCCCAGATAAATTGTTGTTGGAAAGATCTAAGCCAGTCAAGCTTGAGCAATTTATGATGCCAAGAGGAAATTGGCCTCTCAAACCCATATCCGGAAGCTTGATATTGAGAACTCTGTTCTCATCAGGGTGCCAACACTCCACACCAGCAAACTTGCAGATGTTACCTTCTGAAACATTATCGAAATTCCATGAAGAAGCCAAGTAACCCAAAGGGTCTTGAAAAGATTTCTTAATGGATTTCAAGCACTCTATATCAGTCAAAGTGGCTTGACTTACACAACAGCAAGTAAACAAAATCACCAACCCAATCAAAACCCTCCAAAAAGCCatctaatttcaaaaaaaaaatcctcaaaaTCAGCCTCCAAAAGCCCAAAACAAAGAACAATGGAGACCTTTCGACAGAATTAAAGCATAAAATCAACTGAAAttcaatctttaaaaaattataaacaaaaactcACTGTATCTCATTTCTACaagcaaatataaaattgagACATACCCAGATCAGAAAATTGGTAAAAACACCCTTAGAACAAGATCACAAGAAGTCACAGGAAATTTAGGGAGCCTCCACTATATCTTCACAAAGAGGAAATGGGTTTAATTTATTCTAATGTGAAAGCAAGAACTTCCAGGAAATATCTAAAGAAAGACTGAAACTTTCCTGCTTATACTCCACTTTTCCAAGTCAAGCCAAAGACACACTCTATTAAATTTATCGAAATATAAGCAATGAATTAACAGGCACTGCAAGCCAAGCAACAACAGTATCTTTGTTTCGTTTGTTTTATTCTTCAGAATTGACTGTGTTGACTTAAAAAGAGACCTGTGAGCAGCCAAAGTCTTGCCTTCTGTTATGGCGTTTGATTGATATGCGTGTTGACGAGCTTCTCCCACTTGACCCTTCGCTTACGTTACCCACATATTTTAATCTCAAGTATCTGTCTCCTTCTTGACATTTCCACCCACCAACTTTCCCTTTTCACATGTTAGTGCAATCCTGCCTGATTTGTTAATGATATGAAACATAACAATTAGCCACTCATATTGTCAAGATTTTACATCTAGAGTTAGATTTCCTACCAATGTTTTCGAAACCGAACCAGGCCTTGACTTCGTTTAGGAGCTGATATAAGTCTTTTCCAATTGAATCAGAACATAAAAACGATtgatattcatatatatttacgATATTTACCCAAATAGAATTGTGATTGGATGATATGTTGCATGTCTTGCTAGTCCTACTAATTATTGAAATACGACCAATTCCATATGACATCCACTCACAATTCCGTTTTGTTAgatattcttttttaatattacaaaaataatattttatttcatttttatatgatatgattcgaaaatattatcatttaatcgATAGTTTATCACGATCAAACCCTTATACTAGCATTAACagaaaaactaaccatttttttaaatggttggACTTGAGTTAAATCCAACACCTTATCAATTAAGATAATGTGTGTCATCaaactaaattcatttttatgtaattcggattttatatacttattaaataataaaaattattttaaatattatttttaatttttactcaaATAGTTCATCGGACTAAACACTGCTCAACAACTAGTGTGGGCGTTAGTCAATTTGGACTGCTGAACCAACTTGGATTACCCTTCACCAGGTCAATGTCCGATCATTGTGAAAACCATGGTCAAGATTTAGCACTAAGTATAGAACTTAGCTCCATTACAAGCATCTGGTTCAATACTTACTGATGGAGGCTTAGAACTGccttattttataacaaaagtGGCTAGAATTTTCACACAAAAAAtcttgattatttattattcagCCAAAAGAAGGATCCTCTAGATTTAGGTTTGGAGCACTTGGGGAAGAACAAATGGATTGGTCAGGTCTCACAAGAAGAGACACAAATGATTTGTCTACCAACATTATGGCCATAGAAAATCCTGGTAAGAGCAGCTGCAGCCTGTTCAAGGCCTTAGTTATGTCTTCCAAATGAGTAATACCAAATGtgcaaataaattttacaaactaaGAAGGTAGTatctgattaaataattttaaagtaaaaaaacaaataaataatcgtatcactcaatcacaagttattatcttaatttgtataatcacttgtatgcatagttttattccTTCAACATAATCCAACTTCCCTTTCTACAAGGTTTTTATGGCAAACTCAAGATACTCTGAATACAAGTGTCTGAACTCTGTTTCCAAAAAGCCTTTCATTCCGAAAAGCTTGGTGGTGAGGCTGAATAAAATTGTACTGGGAAATCAATCCACAAGCTGCAATCCTTCCATGAGGTTTCATGTGTACAAGTACTTCATCAAGCAGTTTACCTCCTAACACAGATAACATTTTTCCATAAAATGAATAGCTAAAAGCATATTTCCGGCTTCTTTGGcaaggaaaataaaattgttgtaATGTGGTTACGGTTACACACCAGGTTAAGTGAGGAACATCATTCCCTGGCAACACACACAACCTGCTTCCCAACATTTTCGCCAGAAAATAATCCAGCAAAAGCAGCTGGAGCGCTTTCCAAACCTTCATTCATGTTTTCAATGTAAACGATCTTGCCTTGGTTGTAATTGCCTATAACATGTTCCAGGAACTGGGGATACAAGTGCAAGTAATCACTCTGCAAGAATCCTTTCATGGTAATGCGCTTTGGTATGAGATTGTACAGATTGTGAATCCCTTGAGGGTCATTGTAGCTATGGAGAGACACCATCCCACAAACTGCAACTCGGCCGTGAACCCTCATGTTAATCAATGCTGCATCAAGCGTTTTGCCACCCACATTATCAAAGTAGATGTCAATGCCTTGTGGGAAGTACCTGGTTTTTACAGGGGAAAACAAATGTTAGAATCTCATCTATGCAGTTGATGCTTCAGGAAAGAAGCATGATATGTGGTTTCAGATGAATTTTGAAGATAGATGTTGACTAATCAATGGAATCCAACATAactataaccaaaaaaaataaaaaaaggttaaaggaAGAGCTTCCAAGATTAGCATTGTACAGCTTTTCTGAAAGAAAATTTGCTCTAACCTTTTAAACAAGAAATTCTTTTCAACTTCAAATGGAAACTGTCAAAATAGCAATCCCAGAAGCTAAGTCCTTTCTAACGAGATATGCAAAGATGGTGAACCATCACAAGAAAAATCAACAatgaaaatattacaaagaaaatattcaaagaAAGCTACTTTGCCATTTGAGTCTTTTCTCCTAGAAGAAAGT
Encoded here:
- the LOC123228106 gene encoding probably inactive leucine-rich repeat receptor-like protein kinase At5g48380 — its product is MAFWRVLIGLVILFTCCCVSQATLTDIECLKSIKKSFQDPLGYLASSWNFDNVSEGNICKFAGVECWHPDENRVLNIKLPDMGLRGQFPLGIINCSSLTGLDLSNNNLSGTIPSDISDRLNFVTTLDLSSNNFSGEIPSGLAKCTYLNVLRLNNNRFNGTIPLELGGLDRLKEFSVANNLLTGPVPSFQKSTITAEAYVNNQGLCGKLLSVCPGTRKKPHVGVIVGAAIGGITITALIVGVILYYLLHGAVKKKEDDPEGNRWAKSIKGTKGIKVSMFKKTVSKMRLSDLMEATDNFSNKNIIGTGRTGTMYLGLLPDGCSLMVKRLQDSRHLEKEFVSEMKILGSIEYRNLVPLLGFCMAKKERLLVYKFMENGTLYDKIHPVEPDVKSLEWPLRLKVAIGAARGLAWLHHSCNPRILHRNISSKCILLDGEFEPKLSDFGLARLMNPIDTHLSTFVNGEFGDLGYVAPEYPRTLVATPKGDVYSFGVVLLELITGEKPTHLANAPDNFKGSLAEWIEHLSQNSALQAAFDKSLVGNGFDSELNQFLKVACKCVLPTPKNRPTMFEVYQLLRAIGEKYQFTADNEIMLLPDSNDAEFQDELIVAPEGV